From the genome of Chanos chanos chromosome 5, fChaCha1.1, whole genome shotgun sequence, one region includes:
- the sult2st2 gene encoding sulfotransferase family 2, cytosolic sulfotransferase 2 → MSEKELYAVYKGIYVPRDLHPPESLKYYEDFVFREDDILIVTFPKSGTTWMQEIVPLIVSEGDLTPVHTVPNWDRVPWLEEHRAIILNLEQKPSPRIFATHYQYDMMNKSFFKVKPRVIYVMRNPKDVFTSSYHYYGMASYMVNPGTTDEFLEKFLDGKIMFGSWFDHVKGWLNAKDQDHISYIAYEDLILDLKGSISKISQFLGKSLSEEVTEKIAYHCTFKVMKQNKMSNYSLVPVEFMDQKKSEFLRKGIIGDWKNLLTVAQAERFDAAYKDKMRDVKFKFIWD, encoded by the exons ATGTCGGAGAAGGAATTGTATGCAGTGTACAAGGGAATTTATGTCCCAAGAGACCTCCATCCTCCCGAGAGTCTGAAATATTATGAGGACTTCGTTTTCCGGGAGGACGATATCCTCATTGTGACTTTTCCAAAATCTG GCACGACATGGATGCAGGAGATCGTACCCTTAATTGTGAGCGAGGGTGACCTCACCCCTGTGCACACAGTACCAAACTGGGACCGGGTACCATGGCTGGAGGAACACCGAGCCATTATACTGAATTTGGAGCAAAAACCCTCACCCAGAATCTTCGCAACTCACTATCAGTATGACATGATGAACAAGTCTTTCTTCAAAGTTAAGCCCAGG GTCATTTATGTCATGCGAAACCCGAAGGACGTGTTCACTTCTTCCTATCACTACTATGGGATGGCCTCATACATGGTGAATCCTGGAACAACAGACGAGTTTCTGGAGAAGTTCCTTGatggaaaaa TTATGTTTGGTTCATGGTTTGACCACGTGAAGGGATGGCTAAATGCAAAGGATCAAGACCACATTTCGTATATTGCATATGAGGATTTGATTTTG GATTTGAAGGGGTCCATCTCTAAAATTTCCCAATTTCTTGGGAAATCTCTGAGTGAGGAGGTCACTGAGAAAATAGCCTACCACTGCACATTCAAGgtcatgaaacaaaacaagatgtcTAACTATTCCTTAGTGCCTGTTGAGTTCATGGACCAAAAGAAATCGGAGTTCCTCAGGAAAG GAATCATTGGTGACTGGAAAAATCTTTTGACTGTAGCTCAAGCAGAACGGTTTGATGCTGCATACAAGGACAAAATGAGGGAcgttaaatttaaatttatatgggattaa
- the radil2b gene encoding LOW QUALITY PROTEIN: ras-associating and dilute domain-containing protein (The sequence of the model RefSeq protein was modified relative to this genomic sequence to represent the inferred CDS: substituted 1 base at 1 genomic stop codon), translating into MISEDSGHSSPRTSKTPLSSSVSLPVGASKRRFSKVGRKQSNGSVQSSSSSDKSAESVGIRQPAKSKIRWHNHRLSAVFSRSLPGGTREMACTGDQQAVTEDPSELSNHITAPGILKIFGSEICEGANYKSVLATTLSSAKELVKEALERYSLNKAEADAFVLCDVIGCFKDHQWRTECFRVVGDNEKPLLLQSLWKPKEGYARRFEIQRRTSVEEKSSKDKDTVTAGINAQARKLQKIRSRGRSVLLDRRDYGDMMDCGMALWRSLSEMNLVAEGQGPRGSGCGEARRNYKVQSQGKDVESEEAHKAAHCPANEREETESSDDSSTQYSIHPPLDFPYFLLLQGHSYRQDFVIYPLNGKNTVFGRCDEQTHRQNESKASDVLLWADDILLQHCCVWRLDVRPSSEQGQSSRRGGCITVLEPYHGALVRKNGVTISQEAELQSGDIIGLGDHYLFMFKDPTASAMEASPAVSVPCLTVRSGSHRRPSLCKTCVLSLSETPGETCALGKALPCLRDSEGRELIVVYDPEYEPEVLKNIFTMENQRHEAHSLTTSFLLCLCLQRSVTHFQTADLRRLILNAANDVQIAVWEKAKELAAIQPEIANDGSMDTEGLQPLTMEKLIPGLQPLVLWMANSIELLHFIQQEVPLLLHGISQEEEEEEEDCMAVLELRLSSIRSASEEAMTVLEEVIMFTFQQCVYYLTKILYPVLPGLLDSNPFSESGQLQVPEDVGIVLDIFKETLQLLKDCHVHPDASMQLFTYLFFFINAFLFNLLMERGSGGTFFHWSRGVQIRANLDLLMDWSHGAGLGDIAQGFLLKLSSAINLLAMPKENLLQASWGSLRTEFALLNPAQLHHMLREYNPRRSCPSAWTPSTDEASAALRTSDILESFDNHPPLNLPLNGFFLELKRPINEASLLTELFRLQEFIKSLSVTESEVNMAEPPQLDSPMPMEAKLTKIEVLPKAQLELSHTEIVLPQDADSSCSVGTSGLGSCEAILAQKLRSLELQKKEPDYSGPKRSALDPSCLLTPPNTPQSMELLDSESDQQKLGAQHHHVGNSLDTFKQEEGDSGXLELPGEEVFTVELQRGRNGLGLALVNGAETPLKISGIYIKSVIPESPAAMCSRLSPSDRILAVNGLSLVNVDYHIGREIIQKSGDRPRLLVARSKCTSKDMMPNL; encoded by the exons ATGATATCAGAAGACAGCGGCCATTCAAGCCCACGGACATCCAAGACACCGCTCTCCTCATCTGTCAGCCTACCGGTCGGTGCATCGAAGAGACGATTTTCCAAGGTCgggagaaaacagagcaatGGGTCGGTTCA ATCTAGCTCTTCCAGTGACAAGTCTGCAGAGAGTGTGGGCATTAGGCAACCTGCCAAGAGCAAGATCCGTTGGCACAATCACCGTCTGTCAGCTGTCTTCAGCCGGAGTCTGCCAGGAGGCACCAGGGAAATGGCTTGCACAGGAGACCAGCAAGCGGTGACAGAGGACCCATCGGAGTTGTCCAATCACATCACAGCACCAGGTATACTGAAGATTTTTGGCAGTGAGATCTGCGAAGGAGCCAACTACAAGAGTGTGCTGGCCACCACCCTCTCTAGTGCCAAGGAGTTGGTCAAAGAGGCGCTTGAGAG GTACAGTTTGAACAAAGCGGAGGCAGATGCctttgttctgtgtgatgtgataGGATGCTTTAAGGACCACCAGTGGAGGACTGAGTGTTTTCGTGTAGTGGGTGACAACGAGAAACCTCTTCTGCTTCAGTCGCTATGGAAACCTAAAGAAGGCTATGCCCGGCGATTTGAGATTCAGCGACGAACCAGCGTTGAAGAAAAGAGTTCCAAAGACAAGGACACGGTGACAGCCG GCATCAATGCTCAGGCGCGTAAGTTGCAGAAGATTCGCTCTCGAGGGAGGTCGGTTCTCTTGGACAGGAGAGACTACGGTGACATGATGGACTGTGGGATGGCTTTGTGGAGAAGCCTCAGCGAGATGAATCTCGTGGCCGAGGGCCAAGGCCCTCGCGGGTCGGGCTGCGGTGAGGCTCGGCGCAACTACAAAGTCCAATCGCAGGGGAAGGACGTCGAGTCAGAAGAAGCCCACAAAGCAGCCCACTGTCCTGCCAACGAAAGGGAGGAGACGGAGAGTAGCGACGACAGCTCCACACAGTATTCCATTCACCCGCCCCTAGACTTCCCCTATTTCCTGCTACTTCAGGGCCACAGTTACAGACAG GATTTTGTCATTTATCCATTGAATGGGAAGAATACGGTGTTCGGCCGCTGCGACGAGCAAACCCACAGGCAGAATGAGTCAAAGGCCTCTGATGTACTGCTCTGGGCTGATGATATTCTGCTCCAACACTGTTGCGTGTGGCGCCTGGACGTCAGACCAAGCTCTGAGCAGGGACAAAGCAGTAGGAGAGGAGGTTGCATTACAGTACTGGAACCCTATCATGGTGCCTTGGTCAGAAAGAATGGAGTTACCATCAGCCAGGAGGCTGAGCTGCAGTCTGGGGATATTATAGGCTTGGGCGACCACTACCTTTTTATGTTCAAAGATCCCACTGCTTCAGCGATGGAGGCCTCTCCAGCTGTGTCCGTACCCTGCCTCACTGTGAGGTCTGGTTCTCACAGGAGACCTTCGCTCTGTAAAACATGTGTCTTATCTCTGTCTGAGACCCCAGGGGAGACCTGTGCTTTGGGAAAAGCCTTGCCCTGTCTCAGAGACAGTGAGGGGAGAGAGCTCATCGTAGTGTATGATCCGGAATATGAGCCAGAGGTCCTGAAGAATATCTTTACCATGGAGAACCAGCGCCATGAAGCGCACAGTCTGACAACgtcttttctgctgtgtttatgtcttcAGCGGTCTGTCACGCATTTCCAAACAGCTGACCTTCGGCGACTTATTTTAAATGCGGCTAATGACGTTCAGATAGCTGTATGG GAAAAGGCTAAGGAGCTTGCAGCTATTCAGCCTGAAAT TGCCAATGACGGTAGCATGGACACAGAAGGGCTGCAACCACTGACGATGGAGAAGTTGATCCCTGGCCTGCAGCCTTTGGTCCTGTGGATGGCTAACTCCATTGAACTACTTCATTTTATACAACAGGAGGTGCCTCTTCTGCTTCATGGAATCTCccaagaggaagaggaagaggaggaagactgTATGG CTGTGCTGGAGTTGCGCTTGTCTTCTATTCGATCAGCCAGTGAAGAAGCCATGACTGTCCTGGAGGAGGTCATTATGTTTACCTTCCAACAATGTGTTTATTACCTCACCAAG ATCCTGTACCCTGTGCTTCCAGGCCTGTTGGACAGTAACCCTTTCTCAGAGAGTGGTCAGCTGCAGGTCCCAGAGGATGTTGGCATTGTCCTGGACATATTTAAAGAGACGCTGCAACTGCTCAAAGATTGTCATGTACACCCGGACGCTTCCATGCAACTTTTCACctatctcttcttcttcatcaatGCTTTTCTCTTCAATCTGCTTATGGAAAGAG gTTCAGGAGGGACCTTTTTCCACTGGTCTCGTGGGGTTCAGATCAGGGCTAATTTAGACCTACTGATGGACTGGTCACATGGTGCAGGTCTCGGAGATATTGCGCAAGGATTCCTCCTCAAACTCTCCTCTGCCATCAACTTGCTGGCCATGCCTAAAGAAAACCTGTTACAG GCATCCTGGGGCTCCTTAAGGACTGAGTTTGCCTTGTTGAACCCAGCTCAGCTACACCACATGTTGAGAGAGTACAACCCACGGCGTTCATGCCCCTCTGCCTGGACTCCATCCACTGATGAAGCCAGCGCCGCCCTCAGAACCA GTGACATCTTGGAGAGTTTCGACAACCATCCTCCCCTTAACCTGCCCCTTAACGGTTTTTTTCTGGAACTGAAGAGGCCTATCAATGAAGCTAGTTTACTAACTGAGCTCTTCAGGCTTCAGGAGTTTATCAAAAGCCTCTCTGTTACCGAGTCAGAAGTAAACATGGCGGAACCTCCTCAG CTAGACTCTCCAATGCCAATGGAAGCCAAACTCACCAAAATAGAAGTTCTCCCAAAAGCACAATTGGAACTGAGTCACACAGAGATTGTTTTGCCTCAAGACGCTGACTCATCATGTTCTGTCGGAACAAGTGGTCTGGGCTCCTGTGAAGCCATCCTGGCCCAAAAGCTTAGGAGTCTTGAACTTCAGAAGAAAGAGCCAGACTACAGTGGTCCTAAGCGCTCAGCCTTGGACCCTTCGTGTTTGCTCACCCCCCCAAATACACCGCAAAGTATGGAGTTACTGGACTCAGAGTCGGACCAACAAAAGCTTGGTGCTCAGCACCATCATGTTGGCAACAGCCTGGATACATTCAAGCAAGAGGAAGGTGATAGCGGTTGACTTGAGCTTCCA GGAGAAGAGGTGTTCACAGTGGAATTACAGAGGGGGAGAAATGGACTAGGCTTGGCTCTTGTAAATGGAGCG GAAACGCCACTTAAAATAAGCGGCATTTACATCAAGTCAGTAATACCTGAGTCTCCTGCAGCGATGTGCAGCAGACTGAGTCCAAGTGATCGTATACTAGCAGTCAATGGACTCAGCTTGGTGAATGTCGACTACCATAT cGGCAGAGAAATCATTCAGAAATCAGGAGACAGGCCTCGGTTATTGGTTGCTAGGTCTAAATGCACAAGCAAGGACATGATGCCAAACCTCTGA